A window of Helicoverpa armigera isolate CAAS_96S chromosome 30, ASM3070526v1, whole genome shotgun sequence contains these coding sequences:
- the LOC126056173 gene encoding uncharacterized protein LOC126056173 → MLSCNRSDSEVEYQSQPGRSAVTEVTKNVQPKKKASKRKTSGSGTTPSESTSSKYKHHSSDLFGLENGELLPATSCGDLGSSLVSRVANGKVRRTADLTGDFYVEVKVYHKAEAASTPREDRWKKASVALKVQINRDSSPWEALQIFMRRTHELFDNSELIFYSDNQIKMDI, encoded by the exons ATGCTCTCATGCAATAG GTCTGACTCCGAAGTTGAATACCAGTCGCAGCCGGGGCGCTCAGCAGTAACCGAGGTTACGAAAAACGTGCAGCCGAAGAAAAAGGCATCGAAGCGCAAAACTTCTGGGAGCGGCACCACGCCTTCGGAATCAACATCGag taaatacaaacaTCATAGCTCGGACCTCTTCGGCTTAGAGAACGGCGAGCTTCTCCCAGCGACATCGTGCGGGGACCTTGGATCGTCACTCGTGAGCCGCGTCGCCAACGGGAAAGTACGGCGGACAGCTGACCTAACGGGGGACTTCTATGTAGAGGTGAAGGTCTATCATAAGGCTGAAGCCGCTTCCACTCCTAGAGAGGATCGATGGAAGAAGGCGTCGGTTGCACTGAAAGTGCAAATTAATAGAGACTCCTCGCCGTGGGAGGCCTTGCAAATATTCATGAGACGGACTCATGAGCTATTTGATAACTCGGAGCTCATCTTTTATAGTGATAATCAAATCAAGATGGACATTTaa